In Juglans regia cultivar Chandler chromosome 13, Walnut 2.0, whole genome shotgun sequence, the following proteins share a genomic window:
- the LOC108988901 gene encoding stromal 70 kDa heat shock-related protein, chloroplastic-like: MASSTAQIHGLGTTASFRKKSLHPNFSSSSRGFFFGQRLINTASFPRLRAAAKVRPLRVVNEKVVGIDLGTTNSAVAAMEGGKPTIVTNAEGQRTTPSVVAYTKNGDRLVGQIAKRQAVVNPENTFFSVKRFIGRKMSEVDEESKQVSYRVVRDENGNVKLECPAIGKQFAAEEISAQVLRKLVDDASKFLNDKVTKAVVTVPAYFNDSQRTATRDAGRIAGLEVLRIINEPTAASLAYGFEKKNNETILVFDLGGGTFDVSVLEVGDGVFEVLSTSGDTHLGGDDFDKRVVDWLAASFKRDEGIDLLKDKQALQRLTETAEKAKMELSSLTQTNISLPFITATADGPKHIETTLTRAKFEELCSDLLDRLKTPVENSLRDAKLSFKDLDEVILVGGSTRIPAVQELVKKMTGKDPNVTVNPDEVVALGAAVQAGVLSGDVSDIVLLDVTPLSLGLETLGGVMTKIIPRNTTLPTSKSEVFSTAADGQTSVEINVLQGEREFVRDNKSLGSFRLDGIPPAPRGVPQIEVKFDIDANGILSVTAVDKGTGKKQDITITGASTLPTDEVEKMVREAEKFAKEDKEKRDAIDTKNQADSVVYQTEKQLKELGDKVPGPVKEKVEAKLGELKDAISGGSTQAIKDAMAALNQEVMQLGQSLYNQPGAPGAGAGAGTGPGPAPGGESGPSESSGKGPDGDVIDADFTDSK, from the exons ATGGCTTCTTCCACTGCTCAAATCCATGGCCTCGGTACTACCGCTTCCTTCAGGAAGAAATCCCTTCATCCCAATTTCTCATCGTCTTCCAGAGGCTTCTTCTTCGGGCAGAGGCTAATCAATACCGCGTCCTTCCCCAGACTCAGAGCTGCCGCTAAGGTGCGCCCGTTGAGGGTGGTGAACGAGAAGGTGGTGGGGATCGATCTGGGGACGACCAACTCGGCGGTGGCGGCTATGGAGGGAGGTAAGCCGACAATAGTTACGAACGCGGAGGGCCAGCGTACCACACCCTCCGTGGTCGCCTACACCAAGAATGGGGACAGGCTGGTGGGTCAGATCGCCAAGCGCCAGGCCGTTGTGAACCCTGAGAACACCTTCTTCTCCGTCAAGCGGTTCATTGGGAGGAAGATGTCCGAGGTGGACGAGGAGAGCAAGCAGGTCTCCTACCGGGTCGTCAGGGACGAGAATGGCAATGTCAAGTTGGAGTGCCCCGCAATCGGAAAGCAGTTCGCTGCCGAGGAAATATCCGCCCAG gttttgaggaagcTTGTGGATGATGCTTCAAAGTTTTTGAATGATAAAGTTACCAAAGCTGTGGTAACAGTGCCTGCTTACTTCAATGATTCCCAAAGGACAGCAACAAGGGATGCTGGTCGTATTGCTGGTTTAGAAGTTCTTAGAATCATCAATGAACCAACTGCTGCTTCATTAGCATATGggtttgaaaagaagaataatgaGACCATCTTGGTGTTTGACCTTGGTGGGGGTACTTTTGACGTTTCAG TGCTTGAGGTTGGCGATGGAGTCTTTGAAGTGCTTTCTACTTCTGGAGACACTCATTTGGGTGGTGACGATTTTGACAAG AGAGTTGTCGATTGGCTTGCTGCAAGTTTCAAGAGAGATGAAGGAATAGATCTGTTGAAGGACAAACAAGCTCTTCAGCGGCTAACAGAGACTGCTGAGAAAGCTAAGATGGAGCTGTCATCTTTAACCCAGACAAATATTAG TTTGCCTTTCATTACTGCCACTGCAGACGGCCCCAAGCATATTGAAACCACCCTCACTAGGGCCAAGTTTGAGGAATTGTGTTCTGACCTTCTTGACAG GCTTAAAACACCAGTTGAAAATTCCTTGAGGGATGCTAAACTCTCCTTCAAAGATTTAGATGAGGTGATCCTTGTTGGAGGATCAACTCGTATTCCAGCTGTTCAGGAGCTTGTGAAGAAGATGACCGGGAAAGATCCCAACGTGACAGTTAATCCTGATGAAGTCGTTGCCTTGGGAGCTGCAGTTCAG GCTGGTGTTTTGTCTGGGGATGTCAGTGACATCGTGCTTTTGGATGTGACACCGTTGTCACTAGGACTAGAAACCCTCGGTGGTGTAATGACAAAGATCATCCCAAGAAATACTACCCTGCCGACCTCCAAGTCAGAGGTGTTCTCCACAGCTGCAGATGGACAGACCAGTGTTGAGATAAATGTTCTCCAAGGCGAGCGAGAGTTTGTTAGGGACAACAAATCTCTTGGTAGCTTCCGTCTAGATGGTATCCCACCTGCTCCTCGTGGGGTCCCTCAAATTGAAGTAAAATTTGACATTGATGCCAATGGTATACTCTCAGTCACTGCTGTTGACAAGGGAACAGGAAAGAAGCAAGACATTACAATTACCGGTGCCAGCACCTTGCCCACTGATGAG GTGGAGAAAATGGTCAGGGAAGCCGAGAAGTTTGCAAAGGAAGACAAGGAAAAGAGAGATGCCATCGACACAAAGAACCAGGCTGATTCTGTTGTCTACCAAACTGAGAAGCAGCTGAAGGAGCTGGGAGATAAGGTTCCAGGCCCAGTGAAGGAGAAGGTGGAGGCAAAACTTGGGGAGCTCAAGGATGCAATTTCAGGGGGTTCAACCCAAGCGATTAAGGATGCCATGGCAGCCCTTAATCAGGAAGTTATGCAGCTTGGCCAGTCCCTTTACAACCAACCAGGTGCTCCTGGTGCCGGTGCCGGTGCTGGCACTGGGCCTGGGCCTGCACCTGGTGGTGAATCTGGCCCTTCAGAATCATCCGGCAAGGGACCTGATGG